Proteins encoded in a region of the Sander lucioperca isolate FBNREF2018 chromosome 4, SLUC_FBN_1.2, whole genome shotgun sequence genome:
- the LOC116042950 gene encoding peroxisome proliferator-activated receptor gamma coactivator-related protein 1-like isoform X1: protein MWSSNMAARWRGEDGNLNAGHSDFLASNAANELVLSRHDMEGVEMDTQSCMDHSILAIFEDSTVASEDKSGVEEERETLLSALTEMLDSVEDDDGTPFDTLPDTKLLTHPERRDNSAELSLADRLRPRSKSPNVTFTIKIDKGKEDEGKMERNSHLFKQQSQTVFHSKNKKAEAEVEIFTSTSLVNLVKLMHPYCLKLHVEEEGDKLRNNRTLFSQEEVWKYERPSEESDEEINVVSDDEVTMKDTKEEEEGAEKRDNNNLLKSMLLNGNSSRTPPSREKKRVSFGSVQVVSFDESVEKGPNEKNLTSGTVSVPLNCTKALGNPAGSALEPQTTSSEMNSNQAEVLPLKSETKAKSLSLQQYRQLRQKRRPLVEKQGNYTTKWPSVSEPPKELTPILCSQGQRQNSGEHRAAHHYPDDGRSGADQPHRSQSPAHKTHCISALPGPRPLEAKPSACLRRSGSKRPRTESKTVSPASLQPAVTAHPNVTVPESKKSPVKKPTLLSSDPPNPVLLPLPVSRTTSPTTGHSSSESKVEFLNRDSDLDSTRHFPGIPNGSSGTSLQRQSSASGPKPEVLLANQGYTTLFQEIKNKLTEIASGVSSRPPALCPTSTQFKSSSECKKLQPQRRSPNRTKEAELEPKTPPSPSPDAARCPSLAPYSGRPSAPSPVKETLSEVHPSVLPSKEPRPALPFGCDVQSAKADSGIEAPDLTSLLEQFEETQAKEGTVCENEPEPKPATSPSNLHADGHVDTDGAQGTQSISVEALAHLSSPGSLGSPKTLRNSPHLQMSEGVDIPEPLGTEIVLSTQLDLPARRKNPPPKAIQIIDPRPLPSKKTHAHLSELPAAHTSPHIYSSVSSDHDYCGPVDHLLSSATQRSRAPKLKDVSKTSDELQMTTHDSSSAAECKKQTSTSEVNTTIRAVAVTQHLSEQPRTRSEASPSSDNVLSDNAGTEQDCGCAAEDKTAPCSLPTPPPSPPARGREERRYRRRSPRSDSSSSSRSSSSSTSSSSASPSPKRQKHRHKRSESSSCSSSSPSRSISRSPTRRYRWSYSRSRCSRSRSRSWSQSRSPSRSRSPSPRVCRRQWGDVYSSRESRKLRREHEIRIQKLKAIDERRVVYVGRIRKSMTHDELRERFSQFGDVECVSLHFRDRGDHYGFVTFYNMDDAFAAIDNGGKLRKPDELPFDICFGGRRQFCNSHYADLDANRDAEPSPAKSRFEDLDFDLLLKQAQKGLKS, encoded by the exons ATGTGGAGCAGCAACATGGCGGCGCGGTGGAGGGGGGAAGACGGGAATTTAAATGCCGGCCACAGTGACTTTCTGGCCAGCAACGCTGCCAATGAG TTGGTCCTGAGTAGACATGACATGGAAGGCGTGGAGATGGACACACAGTCCTGCATGGATCACTCAATCCTGGCCATTTTTGAAGACTCCACTGTCGCATCAGAG GATAAGAGTGgagtggaggaagagagggagaccCTGCTGTCTGCCCTGACCGAGATGCTGGACAGCGTGGAGGATGACGACGGGACTCCCTTTGACACCCTGCCAGACACCAAGCTCCTCACCCACCCAGAACGCAGGGACAACTCAGCG GAACTGTCTCTTGCTGACAGACTTAGACCACGATCCAAATCACCAAATGTAACATTCACAATAAAGATTGATAAAGGAAAGGAAGATGAGGGCAAAATGGAGAGAAACAGCCACCTGTTCAAACAACAAAGTCAAACAGTGTTTCACTCTAAGAATAAGAAAGCAGAGGCCGAAGTCGAGATCTTCACCTCAACTTCTCTCGTCAACCTGGTGAAGCTCATGCACCCCTACTGCCTGAAGCTGCATGTGGAAGAGGAGGGGGATAAACTGAGGAACAATCGCACATTATTCTCTCAGGAAGAGGTGTGGAAGTACGAGAGACCCAGTGAAGAGAGCGATGAAGAGATAAATGTTGTGTCTGATGATGAGGTAACTATGAAAGACAcaaaggaggaagaagagggagcTGAAAAGAGAGATAATAACAACCTCTTAAAGAGTATGTTGCTGAACGGAAACTCATCCAGAACTCCACCATCCAGAGAGAAGAAAAGGGTGAGCTTTGGCTCGGTTCAAGTGGTTTCATTTGATGAATCTGTAGAAAAGGGCCCGAATGAGAAAAATCTAACAAGTGGAACTGTGTCAGTTCCACTGAACTGCACCAAAGCACTTGGAAATCCTGCTGGCTCAGCGCTCGAGCCCCAAACAACGTCCTCAGAAATGAACAGTAACCAGGCGGAGGTTCTGCCACTTAAAAGTGAGACGAAGGCCAAATCACTCAGCCTCCAACAGTACAGACAGCTGCGCCAAAAGAGACGGCCCCTGGTGGAGAAACAGGGGAACTACACCACCAAGTGGCCCAGTGTTTCTGAGCCCCCGAAGGAGCTGACCCCCATCCTCTGTTCACAGGGACAAAGACAAAACAGCGGTGAACACAGGGCCGCACACCATTATCCGGACGATGGAAGAAGTGGTGCTGATCAGCCCCATAGATCTCAAAGTCCTGCTCACAAGACCCATTGCATCTCTGCTCTGCCCGGGCCTCGCCCCCTAGAGGCCAAACCATCCGCTTGTCTACGTCGCAGCGGATCAAAGCGCCCACGGACTGAATCCAAAACCGTCTCACCTGCCAGTCTGCAGCCAGCCGTCACAGCCCATCCAAATGTTACTGTGCCTGAAAGCAAAAAAAGTCCAGTAAAGAAACCAACACTGCTCAGTAGTGACCCCCCAAATCCTGTCCTCCTCCCCCTGCCAGTTAGCCGCACAACATCACCAACCACTGGCCACTCCTCTTCAGAGTCCAAAGTGGAGTTTCTCAACAGAGACTCAGACCTTGACAGCACCAGGCACTTTCCAGGAATCCCAAATGGATCCTCAGGCACATCTCTTCAAAGACAGTCCTCCGCCTCAGGGCCAAAGCCCGAGGTGCTGTTAGCAAACCAGGGCTACACCACCCTGTTTCAGGAAATCAAAAACAAGCTTACTGAGATAGCTTCAGGTGTCTCCTCCAGACCTCCAGCACTGTGCCCAACCTCAACACAATTCAAATCTTCCTCAGAGTGTAAGAAACTACAGCCTCAAAGACGCAGCCCGAACCGGACCAAAGAAGCCGAGCTGGAACCAAAGACTCCTCCGTCACCAAGTCCAGATGCAGCGAGGTGTCCTTCCCTCGCCCCATACTCAGGTCGGCCGTCTGCTCCCTCACCAGTGAAGGAGACGTTGTCAGAGGTTCACCCCAGTGTTTTGCCTTCGAAGGAACCACGGCCCGCTCTTCCGTTTGGCTGTGACGTGCAGAGTGCAAAAGCTGACTCAG GAATCGAAGCGCCTGATCTGACCAGCCTGCTGGAACAGTTTGAGGAAACACAAG CTAAAGAGGGGACGGTGTGCGAGAACGAGCCGGAGCCCAAACCTGCTACTTCACCCTCGAACTTACACGCGGATGGACACGTGGACACGGACGGAGCTCAAGGAACACAAAGCATCTCTGTGGAAGCACTTGCACATTTAAGCTCTCCAGGATCACTTGGGTCTCCAAAAACCCTCAGGAATTCACCACATCTTCAAATGTCAGAGGGTGTGGACATCCCGGAGCCCCTCGGCACTGAAATCGTCCTCAGCACTCAACTGGATTTGCCAGCAAGACGCAAAAATCCTCCACCCAAGGCCATTCAGATAATCGACCCCCGCCCTCTACCGTCCAAGAAGACGCACGCTCACCTGTCAGAGCTCCCTGCTGCTCACACCTCCCCTCACATTTATTCATCTGTGTCCTCCGATCACGATTACTGCGGCCCTGTAGACCACTTACTTTCGAGTGCTACTCAGCGTAGCAGAGCCCCTAAACTCAAGGATGTATCTAAAACCTCGGATGAATTGCAGATGACCACCCACGACTCAAGTTCTGCTGCTGAATGCAAAAAACAGACCTCCACCAGTGAGGTTAACACCACCATCCGAGCTGTGGCTGTGACGCAGCATCTCTCTGAGCAACCCAGGACCAGATCAGAGGCAAGCCCGTCATCAGACAACGTTCTTTCAGACAACGCTGGCACAGAGCAAGATTGTGGTTGTGCAGCTGAAGACAAGACGGCCCCATGCAGTCTCCCCACCCCTCCGCCCAGCCCTCCTGCCAGAGGGCGGGAGGAAAGGAGATATCGGAGGAGATCGCCTCGTTCGGACTCCAGCTCCAGCTCTCGTTCCTCGTCGTCGTCAACCTCCTCCAGCTCTGCATCTCCCTCTCCCAAAAGACAAAA GCACCGTCACAAGCGTTCAGAGAGCAGCTCGTGTTCGTCGTCATCCCCCTCTCGCTCCATTTCCCGCTCCCCGACCCGGCGCTACAGGTGGTCCTACTCAAGATCGAGGTGTAGCAGGTCAAGATCCAGATCTTGGTCCCAGTCTAGGTCCCCATCCAGATCCCGATCACCATCCCCGCGGGTTTGCCGTAGGCAGTGGGGAGACGTTTACAG cagcagagagtccAGGAAGCTCAGGAGAGAGCATGAGATCAGGATTCAgaaacttaaagctata GATGAGCGCAGGGTGGTGTATGTCGGCCGCATCCGAAAGTCTATGACGCACGACGAACTTAGGGAACGCTTCTCTCAGTTCGGAGATGTTGAATGTGTGTCGCTTCACTTTAGAGATAGAGG TGACCACTACGGCTTTGTCACATTCTACAACATGGATGATGCTTTTGCAGCCATCGATAACGGCGGCAAACTACGGAAGCCCGATGAGCTCCCGTTTGACATCTGCTTTGGTGGAAGAAGACAGTTCTGTAATTCACACTACGCTGACCTAG aTGCAAACAGAGATGCAGAGCCGTCTCCTGCCAAGAGCAGGTTTGAGGACCTCGACTTTGATTTGTTGCTGAAACAGGCCCAGAAAGGACTAAAGAGCTAA
- the LOC116042950 gene encoding peroxisome proliferator-activated receptor gamma coactivator-related protein 1-like isoform X2 has product MWSSNMAARWRGEDGNLNAGHSDFLASNAANELVLSRHDMEGVEMDTQSCMDHSILAIFEDSTVASEDKSGVEEERETLLSALTEMLDSVEDDDGTPFDTLPDTKLLTHPERRDNSAELSLADRLRPRSKSPNVTFTIKIDKGKEDEGKMERNSHLFKQQSQTVFHSKNKKAEAEVEIFTSTSLVNLVKLMHPYCLKLHVEEEGDKLRNNRTLFSQEEVWKYERPSEESDEEINVVSDDEVTMKDTKEEEEGAEKRDNNNLLKSMLLNGNSSRTPPSREKKRVSFGSVQVVSFDESVEKGPNEKNLTSGTVSVPLNCTKALGNPAGSALEPQTTSSEMNSNQAEVLPLKSETKAKSLSLQQYRQLRQKRRPLVEKQGNYTTKWPSVSEPPKELTPILCSQGQRQNSGEHRAAHHYPDDGRSGADQPHRSQSPAHKTHCISALPGPRPLEAKPSACLRRSGSKRPRTESKTVSPASLQPAVTAHPNVTVPESKKSPVKKPTLLSSDPPNPVLLPLPVSRTTSPTTGHSSSESKVEFLNRDSDLDSTRHFPGIPNGSSGTSLQRQSSASGPKPEVLLANQGYTTLFQEIKNKLTEIASGVSSRPPALCPTSTQFKSSSECKKLQPQRRSPNRTKEAELEPKTPPSPSPDAARCPSLAPYSGRPSAPSPVKETLSEVHPSVLPSKEPRPALPFGCDVQSAKADSGIEAPDLTSLLEQFEETQAKEGTVCENEPEPKPATSPSNLHADGHVDTDGAQGTQSISVEALAHLSSPGSLGSPKTLRNSPHLQMSEGVDIPEPLGTEIVLSTQLDLPARRKNPPPKAIQIIDPRPLPSKKTHAHLSELPAAHTSPHIYSSVSSDHDYCGPVDHLLSSATQRSRAPKLKDVSKTSDELQMTTHDSSSAAECKKQTSTSEVNTTIRAVAVTQHLSEQPRTRSEASPSSDNVLSDNAGTEQDCGCAAEDKTAPCSLPTPPPSPPARGREERRYRRRSPRSDSSSSSRSSSSSTSSSSASPSPKRQKHRHKRSESSSCSSSSPSRSISRSPTRRYRWSYSRSRCSRSRSRSWSQSRSPSRSRSPSPRVCRRQWGDVYSRESRKLRREHEIRIQKLKAIDERRVVYVGRIRKSMTHDELRERFSQFGDVECVSLHFRDRGDHYGFVTFYNMDDAFAAIDNGGKLRKPDELPFDICFGGRRQFCNSHYADLDANRDAEPSPAKSRFEDLDFDLLLKQAQKGLKS; this is encoded by the exons ATGTGGAGCAGCAACATGGCGGCGCGGTGGAGGGGGGAAGACGGGAATTTAAATGCCGGCCACAGTGACTTTCTGGCCAGCAACGCTGCCAATGAG TTGGTCCTGAGTAGACATGACATGGAAGGCGTGGAGATGGACACACAGTCCTGCATGGATCACTCAATCCTGGCCATTTTTGAAGACTCCACTGTCGCATCAGAG GATAAGAGTGgagtggaggaagagagggagaccCTGCTGTCTGCCCTGACCGAGATGCTGGACAGCGTGGAGGATGACGACGGGACTCCCTTTGACACCCTGCCAGACACCAAGCTCCTCACCCACCCAGAACGCAGGGACAACTCAGCG GAACTGTCTCTTGCTGACAGACTTAGACCACGATCCAAATCACCAAATGTAACATTCACAATAAAGATTGATAAAGGAAAGGAAGATGAGGGCAAAATGGAGAGAAACAGCCACCTGTTCAAACAACAAAGTCAAACAGTGTTTCACTCTAAGAATAAGAAAGCAGAGGCCGAAGTCGAGATCTTCACCTCAACTTCTCTCGTCAACCTGGTGAAGCTCATGCACCCCTACTGCCTGAAGCTGCATGTGGAAGAGGAGGGGGATAAACTGAGGAACAATCGCACATTATTCTCTCAGGAAGAGGTGTGGAAGTACGAGAGACCCAGTGAAGAGAGCGATGAAGAGATAAATGTTGTGTCTGATGATGAGGTAACTATGAAAGACAcaaaggaggaagaagagggagcTGAAAAGAGAGATAATAACAACCTCTTAAAGAGTATGTTGCTGAACGGAAACTCATCCAGAACTCCACCATCCAGAGAGAAGAAAAGGGTGAGCTTTGGCTCGGTTCAAGTGGTTTCATTTGATGAATCTGTAGAAAAGGGCCCGAATGAGAAAAATCTAACAAGTGGAACTGTGTCAGTTCCACTGAACTGCACCAAAGCACTTGGAAATCCTGCTGGCTCAGCGCTCGAGCCCCAAACAACGTCCTCAGAAATGAACAGTAACCAGGCGGAGGTTCTGCCACTTAAAAGTGAGACGAAGGCCAAATCACTCAGCCTCCAACAGTACAGACAGCTGCGCCAAAAGAGACGGCCCCTGGTGGAGAAACAGGGGAACTACACCACCAAGTGGCCCAGTGTTTCTGAGCCCCCGAAGGAGCTGACCCCCATCCTCTGTTCACAGGGACAAAGACAAAACAGCGGTGAACACAGGGCCGCACACCATTATCCGGACGATGGAAGAAGTGGTGCTGATCAGCCCCATAGATCTCAAAGTCCTGCTCACAAGACCCATTGCATCTCTGCTCTGCCCGGGCCTCGCCCCCTAGAGGCCAAACCATCCGCTTGTCTACGTCGCAGCGGATCAAAGCGCCCACGGACTGAATCCAAAACCGTCTCACCTGCCAGTCTGCAGCCAGCCGTCACAGCCCATCCAAATGTTACTGTGCCTGAAAGCAAAAAAAGTCCAGTAAAGAAACCAACACTGCTCAGTAGTGACCCCCCAAATCCTGTCCTCCTCCCCCTGCCAGTTAGCCGCACAACATCACCAACCACTGGCCACTCCTCTTCAGAGTCCAAAGTGGAGTTTCTCAACAGAGACTCAGACCTTGACAGCACCAGGCACTTTCCAGGAATCCCAAATGGATCCTCAGGCACATCTCTTCAAAGACAGTCCTCCGCCTCAGGGCCAAAGCCCGAGGTGCTGTTAGCAAACCAGGGCTACACCACCCTGTTTCAGGAAATCAAAAACAAGCTTACTGAGATAGCTTCAGGTGTCTCCTCCAGACCTCCAGCACTGTGCCCAACCTCAACACAATTCAAATCTTCCTCAGAGTGTAAGAAACTACAGCCTCAAAGACGCAGCCCGAACCGGACCAAAGAAGCCGAGCTGGAACCAAAGACTCCTCCGTCACCAAGTCCAGATGCAGCGAGGTGTCCTTCCCTCGCCCCATACTCAGGTCGGCCGTCTGCTCCCTCACCAGTGAAGGAGACGTTGTCAGAGGTTCACCCCAGTGTTTTGCCTTCGAAGGAACCACGGCCCGCTCTTCCGTTTGGCTGTGACGTGCAGAGTGCAAAAGCTGACTCAG GAATCGAAGCGCCTGATCTGACCAGCCTGCTGGAACAGTTTGAGGAAACACAAG CTAAAGAGGGGACGGTGTGCGAGAACGAGCCGGAGCCCAAACCTGCTACTTCACCCTCGAACTTACACGCGGATGGACACGTGGACACGGACGGAGCTCAAGGAACACAAAGCATCTCTGTGGAAGCACTTGCACATTTAAGCTCTCCAGGATCACTTGGGTCTCCAAAAACCCTCAGGAATTCACCACATCTTCAAATGTCAGAGGGTGTGGACATCCCGGAGCCCCTCGGCACTGAAATCGTCCTCAGCACTCAACTGGATTTGCCAGCAAGACGCAAAAATCCTCCACCCAAGGCCATTCAGATAATCGACCCCCGCCCTCTACCGTCCAAGAAGACGCACGCTCACCTGTCAGAGCTCCCTGCTGCTCACACCTCCCCTCACATTTATTCATCTGTGTCCTCCGATCACGATTACTGCGGCCCTGTAGACCACTTACTTTCGAGTGCTACTCAGCGTAGCAGAGCCCCTAAACTCAAGGATGTATCTAAAACCTCGGATGAATTGCAGATGACCACCCACGACTCAAGTTCTGCTGCTGAATGCAAAAAACAGACCTCCACCAGTGAGGTTAACACCACCATCCGAGCTGTGGCTGTGACGCAGCATCTCTCTGAGCAACCCAGGACCAGATCAGAGGCAAGCCCGTCATCAGACAACGTTCTTTCAGACAACGCTGGCACAGAGCAAGATTGTGGTTGTGCAGCTGAAGACAAGACGGCCCCATGCAGTCTCCCCACCCCTCCGCCCAGCCCTCCTGCCAGAGGGCGGGAGGAAAGGAGATATCGGAGGAGATCGCCTCGTTCGGACTCCAGCTCCAGCTCTCGTTCCTCGTCGTCGTCAACCTCCTCCAGCTCTGCATCTCCCTCTCCCAAAAGACAAAA GCACCGTCACAAGCGTTCAGAGAGCAGCTCGTGTTCGTCGTCATCCCCCTCTCGCTCCATTTCCCGCTCCCCGACCCGGCGCTACAGGTGGTCCTACTCAAGATCGAGGTGTAGCAGGTCAAGATCCAGATCTTGGTCCCAGTCTAGGTCCCCATCCAGATCCCGATCACCATCCCCGCGGGTTTGCCGTAGGCAGTGGGGAGACGTTTACAG cagagagtccAGGAAGCTCAGGAGAGAGCATGAGATCAGGATTCAgaaacttaaagctata GATGAGCGCAGGGTGGTGTATGTCGGCCGCATCCGAAAGTCTATGACGCACGACGAACTTAGGGAACGCTTCTCTCAGTTCGGAGATGTTGAATGTGTGTCGCTTCACTTTAGAGATAGAGG TGACCACTACGGCTTTGTCACATTCTACAACATGGATGATGCTTTTGCAGCCATCGATAACGGCGGCAAACTACGGAAGCCCGATGAGCTCCCGTTTGACATCTGCTTTGGTGGAAGAAGACAGTTCTGTAATTCACACTACGCTGACCTAG aTGCAAACAGAGATGCAGAGCCGTCTCCTGCCAAGAGCAGGTTTGAGGACCTCGACTTTGATTTGTTGCTGAAACAGGCCCAGAAAGGACTAAAGAGCTAA
- the LOC116042950 gene encoding peroxisome proliferator-activated receptor gamma coactivator-related protein 1-like isoform X3: MEGVEMDTQSCMDHSILAIFEDSTVASEDKSGVEEERETLLSALTEMLDSVEDDDGTPFDTLPDTKLLTHPERRDNSAELSLADRLRPRSKSPNVTFTIKIDKGKEDEGKMERNSHLFKQQSQTVFHSKNKKAEAEVEIFTSTSLVNLVKLMHPYCLKLHVEEEGDKLRNNRTLFSQEEVWKYERPSEESDEEINVVSDDEVTMKDTKEEEEGAEKRDNNNLLKSMLLNGNSSRTPPSREKKRVSFGSVQVVSFDESVEKGPNEKNLTSGTVSVPLNCTKALGNPAGSALEPQTTSSEMNSNQAEVLPLKSETKAKSLSLQQYRQLRQKRRPLVEKQGNYTTKWPSVSEPPKELTPILCSQGQRQNSGEHRAAHHYPDDGRSGADQPHRSQSPAHKTHCISALPGPRPLEAKPSACLRRSGSKRPRTESKTVSPASLQPAVTAHPNVTVPESKKSPVKKPTLLSSDPPNPVLLPLPVSRTTSPTTGHSSSESKVEFLNRDSDLDSTRHFPGIPNGSSGTSLQRQSSASGPKPEVLLANQGYTTLFQEIKNKLTEIASGVSSRPPALCPTSTQFKSSSECKKLQPQRRSPNRTKEAELEPKTPPSPSPDAARCPSLAPYSGRPSAPSPVKETLSEVHPSVLPSKEPRPALPFGCDVQSAKADSGIEAPDLTSLLEQFEETQAKEGTVCENEPEPKPATSPSNLHADGHVDTDGAQGTQSISVEALAHLSSPGSLGSPKTLRNSPHLQMSEGVDIPEPLGTEIVLSTQLDLPARRKNPPPKAIQIIDPRPLPSKKTHAHLSELPAAHTSPHIYSSVSSDHDYCGPVDHLLSSATQRSRAPKLKDVSKTSDELQMTTHDSSSAAECKKQTSTSEVNTTIRAVAVTQHLSEQPRTRSEASPSSDNVLSDNAGTEQDCGCAAEDKTAPCSLPTPPPSPPARGREERRYRRRSPRSDSSSSSRSSSSSTSSSSASPSPKRQKHRHKRSESSSCSSSSPSRSISRSPTRRYRWSYSRSRCSRSRSRSWSQSRSPSRSRSPSPRVCRRQWGDVYSSRESRKLRREHEIRIQKLKAIDERRVVYVGRIRKSMTHDELRERFSQFGDVECVSLHFRDRGDHYGFVTFYNMDDAFAAIDNGGKLRKPDELPFDICFGGRRQFCNSHYADLDANRDAEPSPAKSRFEDLDFDLLLKQAQKGLKS, encoded by the exons ATGGAAGGCGTGGAGATGGACACACAGTCCTGCATGGATCACTCAATCCTGGCCATTTTTGAAGACTCCACTGTCGCATCAGAG GATAAGAGTGgagtggaggaagagagggagaccCTGCTGTCTGCCCTGACCGAGATGCTGGACAGCGTGGAGGATGACGACGGGACTCCCTTTGACACCCTGCCAGACACCAAGCTCCTCACCCACCCAGAACGCAGGGACAACTCAGCG GAACTGTCTCTTGCTGACAGACTTAGACCACGATCCAAATCACCAAATGTAACATTCACAATAAAGATTGATAAAGGAAAGGAAGATGAGGGCAAAATGGAGAGAAACAGCCACCTGTTCAAACAACAAAGTCAAACAGTGTTTCACTCTAAGAATAAGAAAGCAGAGGCCGAAGTCGAGATCTTCACCTCAACTTCTCTCGTCAACCTGGTGAAGCTCATGCACCCCTACTGCCTGAAGCTGCATGTGGAAGAGGAGGGGGATAAACTGAGGAACAATCGCACATTATTCTCTCAGGAAGAGGTGTGGAAGTACGAGAGACCCAGTGAAGAGAGCGATGAAGAGATAAATGTTGTGTCTGATGATGAGGTAACTATGAAAGACAcaaaggaggaagaagagggagcTGAAAAGAGAGATAATAACAACCTCTTAAAGAGTATGTTGCTGAACGGAAACTCATCCAGAACTCCACCATCCAGAGAGAAGAAAAGGGTGAGCTTTGGCTCGGTTCAAGTGGTTTCATTTGATGAATCTGTAGAAAAGGGCCCGAATGAGAAAAATCTAACAAGTGGAACTGTGTCAGTTCCACTGAACTGCACCAAAGCACTTGGAAATCCTGCTGGCTCAGCGCTCGAGCCCCAAACAACGTCCTCAGAAATGAACAGTAACCAGGCGGAGGTTCTGCCACTTAAAAGTGAGACGAAGGCCAAATCACTCAGCCTCCAACAGTACAGACAGCTGCGCCAAAAGAGACGGCCCCTGGTGGAGAAACAGGGGAACTACACCACCAAGTGGCCCAGTGTTTCTGAGCCCCCGAAGGAGCTGACCCCCATCCTCTGTTCACAGGGACAAAGACAAAACAGCGGTGAACACAGGGCCGCACACCATTATCCGGACGATGGAAGAAGTGGTGCTGATCAGCCCCATAGATCTCAAAGTCCTGCTCACAAGACCCATTGCATCTCTGCTCTGCCCGGGCCTCGCCCCCTAGAGGCCAAACCATCCGCTTGTCTACGTCGCAGCGGATCAAAGCGCCCACGGACTGAATCCAAAACCGTCTCACCTGCCAGTCTGCAGCCAGCCGTCACAGCCCATCCAAATGTTACTGTGCCTGAAAGCAAAAAAAGTCCAGTAAAGAAACCAACACTGCTCAGTAGTGACCCCCCAAATCCTGTCCTCCTCCCCCTGCCAGTTAGCCGCACAACATCACCAACCACTGGCCACTCCTCTTCAGAGTCCAAAGTGGAGTTTCTCAACAGAGACTCAGACCTTGACAGCACCAGGCACTTTCCAGGAATCCCAAATGGATCCTCAGGCACATCTCTTCAAAGACAGTCCTCCGCCTCAGGGCCAAAGCCCGAGGTGCTGTTAGCAAACCAGGGCTACACCACCCTGTTTCAGGAAATCAAAAACAAGCTTACTGAGATAGCTTCAGGTGTCTCCTCCAGACCTCCAGCACTGTGCCCAACCTCAACACAATTCAAATCTTCCTCAGAGTGTAAGAAACTACAGCCTCAAAGACGCAGCCCGAACCGGACCAAAGAAGCCGAGCTGGAACCAAAGACTCCTCCGTCACCAAGTCCAGATGCAGCGAGGTGTCCTTCCCTCGCCCCATACTCAGGTCGGCCGTCTGCTCCCTCACCAGTGAAGGAGACGTTGTCAGAGGTTCACCCCAGTGTTTTGCCTTCGAAGGAACCACGGCCCGCTCTTCCGTTTGGCTGTGACGTGCAGAGTGCAAAAGCTGACTCAG GAATCGAAGCGCCTGATCTGACCAGCCTGCTGGAACAGTTTGAGGAAACACAAG CTAAAGAGGGGACGGTGTGCGAGAACGAGCCGGAGCCCAAACCTGCTACTTCACCCTCGAACTTACACGCGGATGGACACGTGGACACGGACGGAGCTCAAGGAACACAAAGCATCTCTGTGGAAGCACTTGCACATTTAAGCTCTCCAGGATCACTTGGGTCTCCAAAAACCCTCAGGAATTCACCACATCTTCAAATGTCAGAGGGTGTGGACATCCCGGAGCCCCTCGGCACTGAAATCGTCCTCAGCACTCAACTGGATTTGCCAGCAAGACGCAAAAATCCTCCACCCAAGGCCATTCAGATAATCGACCCCCGCCCTCTACCGTCCAAGAAGACGCACGCTCACCTGTCAGAGCTCCCTGCTGCTCACACCTCCCCTCACATTTATTCATCTGTGTCCTCCGATCACGATTACTGCGGCCCTGTAGACCACTTACTTTCGAGTGCTACTCAGCGTAGCAGAGCCCCTAAACTCAAGGATGTATCTAAAACCTCGGATGAATTGCAGATGACCACCCACGACTCAAGTTCTGCTGCTGAATGCAAAAAACAGACCTCCACCAGTGAGGTTAACACCACCATCCGAGCTGTGGCTGTGACGCAGCATCTCTCTGAGCAACCCAGGACCAGATCAGAGGCAAGCCCGTCATCAGACAACGTTCTTTCAGACAACGCTGGCACAGAGCAAGATTGTGGTTGTGCAGCTGAAGACAAGACGGCCCCATGCAGTCTCCCCACCCCTCCGCCCAGCCCTCCTGCCAGAGGGCGGGAGGAAAGGAGATATCGGAGGAGATCGCCTCGTTCGGACTCCAGCTCCAGCTCTCGTTCCTCGTCGTCGTCAACCTCCTCCAGCTCTGCATCTCCCTCTCCCAAAAGACAAAA GCACCGTCACAAGCGTTCAGAGAGCAGCTCGTGTTCGTCGTCATCCCCCTCTCGCTCCATTTCCCGCTCCCCGACCCGGCGCTACAGGTGGTCCTACTCAAGATCGAGGTGTAGCAGGTCAAGATCCAGATCTTGGTCCCAGTCTAGGTCCCCATCCAGATCCCGATCACCATCCCCGCGGGTTTGCCGTAGGCAGTGGGGAGACGTTTACAG cagcagagagtccAGGAAGCTCAGGAGAGAGCATGAGATCAGGATTCAgaaacttaaagctata GATGAGCGCAGGGTGGTGTATGTCGGCCGCATCCGAAAGTCTATGACGCACGACGAACTTAGGGAACGCTTCTCTCAGTTCGGAGATGTTGAATGTGTGTCGCTTCACTTTAGAGATAGAGG TGACCACTACGGCTTTGTCACATTCTACAACATGGATGATGCTTTTGCAGCCATCGATAACGGCGGCAAACTACGGAAGCCCGATGAGCTCCCGTTTGACATCTGCTTTGGTGGAAGAAGACAGTTCTGTAATTCACACTACGCTGACCTAG aTGCAAACAGAGATGCAGAGCCGTCTCCTGCCAAGAGCAGGTTTGAGGACCTCGACTTTGATTTGTTGCTGAAACAGGCCCAGAAAGGACTAAAGAGCTAA